In Arcobacter ellisii, a genomic segment contains:
- a CDS encoding LptF/LptG family permease, with product MKLNQYLYSQLAVTFFPIFLGLFFITSIVFLVKIASLTSVITMDFFELFKLYAYVIPQIIFYTMPISFFISLVITLAKLASEYELTVITSFGLNPVKILKVFLPITFLLSILLLIISVGLIPKTKFLTKQFLDVKTKEANFNIKASEFGQKFGDWLIYISGKDDKVYEDVKLFKTDKKNDQFIVSDTAILNNDNGSLSFKLLNGKAFIIDEKEFNQIDYESMYINDSIADSKIGIFTNTYEYWKNNIKKNIDIDDLTFFILTSLFPLISLFLVITFGYFNPRYEKNRAVLFSLVAVVLYYVLIKAIGDKILLHALYVIPTIWLIGTYILYSKTIKKEY from the coding sequence TTGAAATTAAACCAATACTTATATTCTCAATTAGCAGTTACATTTTTTCCTATATTTTTAGGACTATTTTTTATTACTTCAATCGTTTTTTTAGTAAAAATCGCTTCTTTAACATCTGTAATTACAATGGATTTTTTTGAATTATTTAAACTTTATGCTTATGTAATTCCTCAAATTATATTTTATACTATGCCAATATCTTTTTTTATCTCATTGGTTATTACTTTAGCAAAACTTGCAAGTGAGTATGAATTAACAGTTATTACATCATTTGGACTAAATCCTGTAAAAATTTTAAAAGTTTTTTTACCTATAACTTTTTTATTATCGATTTTACTTTTGATTATTTCAGTAGGATTAATTCCAAAAACGAAGTTCTTAACAAAACAATTTTTAGATGTAAAAACAAAAGAAGCAAATTTCAATATAAAAGCTAGTGAATTTGGACAAAAGTTTGGAGATTGGCTTATATATATTAGTGGAAAAGATGATAAAGTTTATGAAGATGTAAAACTATTTAAAACTGATAAAAAAAACGACCAATTTATAGTTAGTGATACAGCGATTTTAAACAATGATAACGGAAGTCTTAGTTTTAAATTATTAAATGGAAAAGCTTTTATTATTGATGAAAAAGAGTTTAATCAAATCGATTATGAATCAATGTATATAAACGATTCAATAGCTGATAGTAAAATAGGAATTTTTACAAATACATATGAATATTGGAAAAATAATATCAAAAAGAATATTGATATTGATGATTTAACATTTTTTATTTTAACTTCACTTTTTCCACTAATTTCACTATTTTTAGTGATTACTTTTGGATATTTTAATCCAAGATATGAAAAAAATAGAGCAGTTCTTTTCTCTTTAGTAGCGGTTGTTTTATATTATGTTTTAATAAAAGCAATTGGAGATAAAATACTTTTACATGCTTTATATGTAATTCCAACTATTTGGCTAATTGGAACTTATATTTTATACTCTAAAACAATCAAAAAAGAGTATTAA
- a CDS encoding prepilin peptidase has protein sequence MILQKEREDLEVFSFIFGAFIGSFLNVLILKLPLNEPIFTKNRSKCPSCNHTIFWYHNIPLLSYLFLKAHCAYCGVKISSLYFIVELISAILTLFIFLKLGFSKEFFLMSLLVYVLIVLSFIDFKYKAVPDYLLLIVLVLSFFVTNFSIAEALKNAFLFSGAVVLLNFIVTFYIQNIKSKLLKDESLKTQVALGEGDIPIIAMIGVVLGSTGGILAIFLGAFFAIIPSIYSNLVKKDIQTPFIPYLVLGFLTEYFFKLETFIKVLY, from the coding sequence GTGATTTTACAAAAAGAGAGAGAAGATTTGGAGGTATTTAGTTTTATTTTTGGTGCTTTTATTGGCTCATTTTTAAATGTTTTGATATTAAAACTTCCTTTAAATGAACCGATATTTACAAAAAATAGAAGTAAATGCCCCTCTTGTAATCATACAATTTTTTGGTATCACAATATTCCACTTCTTTCATATCTTTTTTTAAAAGCACATTGTGCTTATTGTGGAGTTAAAATTTCTAGTTTATATTTTATTGTAGAGTTAATTAGCGCAATTTTAACACTTTTTATTTTTTTAAAACTTGGATTTTCAAAAGAGTTTTTTTTGATGAGTTTATTGGTTTATGTGTTAATAGTTTTATCTTTTATAGATTTTAAATATAAAGCTGTACCTGATTATTTACTTTTGATAGTTTTGGTTTTATCATTTTTTGTAACAAATTTTTCTATTGCAGAAGCTTTGAAAAATGCTTTTTTATTTAGTGGAGCAGTTGTTTTATTAAATTTTATAGTTACATTTTATATTCAAAATATAAAATCAAAACTTTTAAAAGATGAAAGTTTAAAAACTCAAGTGGCTTTAGGTGAGGGAGATATTCCTATTATTGCAATGATTGGAGTAGTCTTAGGATCAACAGGTGGAATATTAGCTATATTTTTAGGTGCTTTTTTTGCTATAATACCTTCAATCTATTCAAATTTAGTAAAAAAAGATATTCAAACTCCATTTATTCCTTATTTAGTTTTAGGTTTTTTAACTGAATATTTTTTTAAATTAGAAACATTTATAAAGGTCCTTTATTGA
- a CDS encoding PAS domain-containing sensor histidine kinase, protein MFFKKKKFYTLLDIKNKIIYTPLIFVLILSIISFISIFLFLEYEKKNRINTLIQNENFYKNDVLKTYISSIKYNTSVNFDDIENDLSNSIYEIIGFIKANLKAGNSFNMSFLEPYLKQIEKEKNINFLLFDNINYKLLHGEKLLNSLTELTNSENRTAKFKYYMLRNIEYIGDNNLMYSIDNQKRSIQLSYIKYIDFLNIYIGAYSKIDDMKVLTKKAILDSIIAKSKTLNNSHFYFYDVHENSVFNYKMSGKIQNIEEIDDFKEKSSNDFSYTFPKYQYKIFIRTNENNQEKKKIEEEYETKLIGFYLLVTFIALLLITSFNIFGKFINTIFNRYNKRLERKNFLFKKWKERYELAIIASNDGLWDMDLETKKIFFSNKWLEMFGYKRNDIQTFDEWLSLIHEDDKQRVLDEFERHINKQSEHFICEYRLKDKWNNFKWILVRGKEFNSNRILMMSMNIDERIKLTKELRDVELLTEYGRIVVFRWENDENLTVKFVSKSINGYGYEVNDFENKKNFFNFVYKDDVKPLKEIIKKAIQDDKDSFNYIYRVLDKKNNIKWVYTRAILIKDDYSNVIGFYGYLNDVTKLKMNEEELKQKVQQQLEKNLEKDRLLVQQNKLASMGEMLGNIAHQWRQPLNNINLLIYYIRDSYGLISKEELNETIKNAKLQIDFMSQTIDDFRNFYKPSKEKKLFNIKDSIIQSSKIVKSSLERNSIELKIEAIEIEIENYENEFEQVIVNILNNAIDAKIIKDKTTKFKAKIEIKIYKENENIFISIFNNCGNIDETIIERIFEPYFTTKFENQGTGIGLYMTKVIIEKNMKGKIEATNKDDGVEFLIKLNA, encoded by the coding sequence ATGTTTTTTAAAAAAAAGAAGTTTTATACACTTTTAGATATAAAAAATAAGATAATTTATACCCCTTTAATATTTGTTTTAATACTTTCTATTATCTCATTTATCTCTATTTTTTTATTTTTAGAATATGAGAAAAAGAATAGAATAAATACGCTTATTCAAAATGAAAATTTTTATAAAAACGATGTTTTAAAAACTTATATTTCAAGTATTAAATACAATACAAGTGTAAATTTTGATGATATAGAAAATGATTTAAGTAACTCAATTTATGAGATTATTGGATTTATAAAAGCAAATCTAAAAGCTGGAAACTCTTTTAATATGAGTTTTTTAGAGCCATATTTAAAACAAATAGAAAAAGAGAAAAATATAAATTTTTTACTTTTTGATAATATAAATTACAAATTATTACATGGTGAAAAACTTCTAAATAGTCTAACTGAACTTACAAATTCTGAAAATAGAACTGCAAAATTCAAATATTATATGCTAAGAAATATTGAATATATTGGCGATAATAATCTAATGTATAGTATTGATAATCAAAAAAGAAGTATTCAATTAAGTTACATAAAATATATTGATTTCTTAAATATTTATATTGGGGCATATTCAAAAATTGATGATATGAAAGTTCTTACAAAAAAAGCAATTCTTGATTCCATAATTGCAAAAAGTAAAACTTTGAACAATTCACATTTTTATTTTTATGATGTTCATGAAAATAGTGTATTCAATTATAAAATGAGTGGAAAAATCCAAAACATAGAAGAAATAGATGATTTTAAAGAGAAAAGTTCAAATGATTTTTCATATACATTTCCTAAATATCAATACAAAATTTTTATAAGAACAAATGAAAATAATCAAGAGAAGAAAAAAATTGAAGAGGAGTATGAAACAAAACTTATAGGTTTTTATCTTTTAGTTACTTTTATTGCTTTATTACTTATTACCTCTTTTAATATTTTTGGAAAATTTATAAACACAATTTTTAATAGATATAACAAAAGATTAGAGAGAAAGAATTTTTTATTTAAAAAGTGGAAAGAGAGATATGAACTTGCCATTATTGCTTCAAATGATGGTTTGTGGGATATGGATTTAGAGACAAAAAAAATCTTTTTTTCAAATAAATGGCTTGAAATGTTTGGATACAAAAGAAATGATATTCAAACTTTTGATGAATGGTTAAGTTTAATCCATGAAGATGATAAACAACGAGTTTTAGATGAGTTTGAAAGACATATAAATAAACAAAGTGAACATTTTATTTGTGAATATAGATTAAAAGATAAATGGAATAATTTTAAATGGATTTTGGTTAGAGGAAAAGAGTTTAATTCAAATAGAATTTTGATGATGTCAATGAATATTGATGAAAGGATTAAATTAACAAAAGAGTTAAGAGATGTTGAATTATTAACTGAATATGGAAGAATAGTTGTTTTTAGATGGGAAAATGATGAAAACCTAACTGTAAAATTTGTTTCAAAAAGTATTAATGGTTATGGGTATGAAGTAAATGATTTTGAAAATAAAAAGAACTTTTTTAATTTTGTTTATAAAGATGATGTAAAACCATTAAAAGAGATTATCAAAAAAGCTATACAAGATGATAAAGACTCTTTTAACTATATTTATAGAGTTTTAGATAAAAAGAATAATATAAAATGGGTTTATACAAGAGCTATTTTAATTAAAGATGATTATTCAAATGTAATAGGTTTTTATGGTTACTTAAATGATGTTACAAAACTTAAAATGAATGAAGAGGAACTAAAACAAAAAGTTCAACAACAACTTGAAAAAAATCTTGAAAAAGATAGATTATTAGTTCAACAAAATAAACTAGCTTCAATGGGAGAAATGCTTGGAAATATTGCCCATCAATGGAGACAACCACTAAATAATATAAATCTTTTAATCTATTATATCCGTGATTCTTATGGATTAATCTCAAAAGAAGAGTTAAATGAAACAATAAAAAATGCAAAATTACAAATAGATTTTATGTCTCAAACTATTGATGATTTTAGGAATTTTTATAAACCTTCAAAAGAGAAAAAACTATTTAATATAAAAGATTCAATTATTCAAAGTTCAAAAATTGTCAAATCCTCTTTGGAAAGAAATTCAATTGAGTTGAAAATTGAAGCAATAGAGATTGAAATAGAAAATTATGAAAATGAGTTTGAACAAGTAATAGTTAATATTTTAAATAATGCAATTGATGCAAAAATTATAAAAGATAAAACTACAAAATTTAAAGCAAAAATAGAGATAAAAATTTATAAAGAAAATGAAAATATATTTATCTCTATTTTTAATAATTGTGGAAATATAGATGAAACAATAATTGAAAGAATTTTTGAACCATATTTTACAACTAAATTTGAAAATCAAGGAACAGGAATAGGACTTTATATGACAAAAGTAATCATAGAAAAGAATATGAAAGGTAAAATCGAAGCAACAAATAAAGATGATGGAGTAGAGTTTCTAATAAAATTAAATGCTTAA
- a CDS encoding response regulator transcription factor gives MQNFKTKVLLVEDEELARKTLAFYLNTIFDEVVVACDGADALEIIKKSFDKKENFDLIITDLNMPNVNGMQMIDEILKLIPNQRFIIVSAHKNEEDLLKLINLRVSGYFVKPLNIDNMMEMLQKAKEEVLLDKQPKIQEKTNKLLKLNNSYTFDLETNKLYNKGIIVKLSKKESEVLEILIENLGVLISVDKFKELIWNDITINDSSFRTVMKRLKDKIKDDDFIISHKGYGYIIEKVLEK, from the coding sequence ATGCAGAATTTTAAAACAAAAGTTTTATTAGTAGAAGATGAAGAATTAGCAAGAAAAACGTTGGCTTTTTATCTAAATACAATTTTTGATGAAGTTGTTGTTGCTTGTGATGGTGCTGATGCACTTGAAATTATTAAAAAAAGTTTTGATAAAAAAGAGAATTTTGATTTGATAATCACTGATTTGAATATGCCAAATGTAAATGGTATGCAGATGATAGATGAGATTTTAAAACTAATTCCTAATCAAAGATTTATAATTGTAAGTGCCCATAAAAACGAGGAAGATTTACTTAAACTAATTAATTTAAGAGTTAGTGGATATTTTGTAAAACCTTTAAATATTGATAATATGATGGAGATGCTTCAAAAAGCAAAAGAGGAAGTTCTTTTAGATAAACAACCAAAAATTCAAGAAAAAACAAATAAACTTTTAAAATTAAATAATAGTTATACTTTTGATTTAGAGACTAATAAATTGTATAACAAAGGAATAATAGTAAAACTTTCAAAAAAAGAGTCGGAAGTTTTAGAAATACTTATAGAAAATCTTGGTGTATTAATTTCAGTTGATAAATTTAAAGAATTGATTTGGAATGATATAACAATAAATGATTCTTCTTTTAGAACAGTTATGAAAAGATTAAAAGATAAAATAAAAGATGATGATTTTATAATTTCCCATAAAGGTTATGGATACATAATCGAAAAAGTCTTAGAAAAATAA
- the truA gene encoding tRNA pseudouridine(38-40) synthase TruA, whose product MNLKFTVAYDGSLYLGSQKQPNKNTIEDELLKAFKTLNIETSIVLSGRTDKEVHATGQVFNCIIPDFWTDFFKLQEILNKRLPSSIQIRHIVKVDENFHSRFHAKKRVYRYLITTKPTTPFNDKFITYVKSVDEKLLKEAIKEFIGVYDFKYFHKTGSDKDITIREIFETAFYKHKDIYVFKFVANSYLRSQIRLMVGFLLAINDKKLTIEDLKKQLRCEKNIFKIPIKANGLYLAKIKY is encoded by the coding sequence ATGAATCTAAAATTTACTGTTGCTTATGATGGAAGCCTTTATTTAGGAAGTCAAAAGCAACCAAATAAAAATACAATTGAAGATGAACTTCTAAAAGCTTTTAAAACTCTAAACATAGAAACTTCTATTGTTTTAAGTGGAAGAACTGATAAAGAAGTTCACGCAACAGGGCAAGTTTTTAACTGTATAATTCCAGATTTTTGGACAGATTTTTTTAAACTACAAGAGATTTTAAATAAAAGATTACCTAGTTCTATACAAATTAGACATATAGTAAAAGTAGATGAAAATTTTCACTCAAGATTTCATGCAAAAAAGAGAGTTTATAGATATTTAATCACCACAAAACCAACAACTCCATTTAATGATAAATTTATTACTTATGTAAAAAGTGTAGATGAAAAACTTTTAAAAGAAGCAATAAAAGAGTTTATCGGTGTTTATGATTTTAAATATTTTCATAAAACAGGAAGTGATAAAGATATAACAATAAGAGAAATATTTGAAACAGCTTTTTATAAACATAAAGATATTTATGTTTTTAAATTTGTTGCAAACTCTTATTTACGTTCGCAAATTAGATTGATGGTTGGATTTTTATTGGCAATTAATGATAAAAAGTTAACTATTGAAGATTTAAAAAAACAGTTAAGATGTGAGAAAAATATATTTAAAATACCTATTAAAGCAAATGGATTGTATTTAGCTAAAATTAAATATTAA
- a CDS encoding di-trans,poly-cis-decaprenylcistransferase: MSLINMSDINIPSHIAIIMDGNGRWAKERGLNRTAGHEEGAKTVRKITSYCADIKVKYLTLYAFSTENWQRPKLEVEFLMKLLDKYLKNELNVYLENNIRFKAIGDLSRFSKALQKTIKETEEKTSKCSGLTQVLALNYGSKDEIIRAIKKLNTLNLEVTEENLESCLDTAGMPDVDILIRTSGEVRLSNYLLWQNAYAEMFFTKTYWPDFNEAELDDILSDFTKRERRFGGI; the protein is encoded by the coding sequence ATGAGTTTAATCAATATGAGTGATATAAATATTCCTTCACATATTGCTATTATTATGGATGGAAATGGAAGATGGGCAAAAGAGAGAGGTTTAAATCGAACAGCAGGACATGAAGAGGGTGCTAAAACGGTTCGAAAAATTACTTCATATTGTGCAGATATAAAAGTTAAATATCTGACTTTATATGCATTTTCAACAGAAAATTGGCAAAGACCAAAACTTGAAGTTGAGTTTTTGATGAAATTACTTGATAAATATTTAAAAAATGAGTTAAATGTTTATTTAGAAAATAATATTAGATTTAAAGCTATAGGTGATTTAAGTAGATTTTCAAAAGCTTTACAAAAAACTATAAAAGAGACAGAAGAAAAGACTTCAAAATGTAGTGGTTTAACTCAAGTTTTAGCTTTAAACTATGGTTCAAAAGATGAAATAATACGAGCCATAAAAAAGTTAAATACTTTAAATCTTGAAGTTACGGAAGAAAATTTAGAATCTTGTCTTGATACAGCAGGAATGCCAGATGTTGATATTTTAATTCGTACAAGTGGAGAGGTGCGACTCTCTAACTACTTATTATGGCAAAATGCTTATGCAGAGATGTTTTTTACAAAAACTTATTGGCCTGATTTTAATGAAGCTGAACTAGATGATATTTTAAGTGATTTTACAAAAAGAGAGAGAAGATTTGGAGGTATTTAG